From one Cyanobacterium stanieri PCC 7202 genomic stretch:
- a CDS encoding protein of unknown function UPF0016 (PFAM: Uncharacterized protein family UPF0016~COGs: COG2119 membrane protein~InterPro IPR001727~KEGG: cyt:cce_2794 hypothetical protein~PFAM: protein of unknown function UPF0016~SPTR: Putative uncharacterized protein), with the protein MNWDLLSLTFITVFIAEIGDKSQLAAIALSGSSKSPQAVFLGSVAALILASFLGVIIGAGIGEFLPIKLLKSMAAIGFIFLALSNVWQD; encoded by the coding sequence ATGAATTGGGATCTTTTAAGTTTGACTTTTATTACGGTTTTTATTGCAGAGATAGGTGATAAGAGTCAGTTAGCGGCGATCGCCCTTAGTGGTAGTTCCAAATCACCCCAAGCAGTCTTTTTAGGCTCCGTTGCCGCCCTCATCCTAGCCAGTTTTCTTGGGGTAATCATCGGGGCGGGTATTGGTGAATTTTTACCCATCAAATTATTAAAAAGTATGGCCGCCATTGGCTTTATTTTTCTTGCCCTTAGCAATGTTTGGCAAGACTAA